Proteins found in one Dehalococcoidales bacterium genomic segment:
- a CDS encoding DEAD/DEAH box helicase produces the protein MNFNDFNLHPSIMEGVNALGYQEPTPIQAEAIPSALQGNDIIGLAQTGTGKTAAFALPILQKLMQGKRGRVRALILSPTRELAEQTCNAINKLGKKTGIRSIAVYGGVGIVQQINNLHNKAEIVVACPGRLLDHIWRSSIDLTHIEILVIDEADRMLDMGFLPDIKSILSCIMQKRQTLLFSATMPKEIRDLTKDILTDPTFIQIGIAAPAKTVAHALYPVKQHLKTALLLEILYRIQKETVIVFTRTKYRAEKIANELKDAGFKAASLHGNLSQFKRQSALDGLRRGSVKVLVATDIASRGIDILSITHVINYDVPECADDYIHRIGRTGRINNNGDAWTLVTGADTSMVRDIEKILKAPIERKTIDGFDYSVPNPVSEKTQYRQKPAKNNERTGKKSGGRNFYKKRETNKGKSTIVKAA, from the coding sequence ATGAATTTCAACGATTTCAATCTTCATCCCTCAATTATGGAGGGTGTTAATGCGCTCGGTTACCAAGAACCGACGCCGATTCAGGCAGAAGCAATCCCTTCTGCATTACAGGGAAACGATATTATCGGTCTGGCACAAACGGGAACCGGTAAAACCGCCGCGTTTGCCTTACCTATCCTGCAAAAATTGATGCAAGGCAAAAGAGGAAGGGTTAGGGCGCTTATATTATCGCCGACGCGTGAACTTGCAGAACAAACCTGCAATGCCATCAACAAACTCGGTAAAAAGACCGGAATCAGGAGCATAGCTGTCTACGGCGGCGTAGGCATAGTACAACAGATAAATAACTTGCACAACAAAGCAGAAATTGTTGTTGCATGCCCCGGGCGGCTTTTAGATCATATCTGGAGAAGCAGTATCGATTTAACTCATATCGAAATATTGGTAATTGACGAAGCAGACAGAATGCTGGATATGGGCTTTCTCCCCGATATAAAAAGCATCTTAAGTTGTATAATGCAGAAACGACAAACATTGCTCTTTTCGGCAACAATGCCAAAAGAAATTCGCGATTTAACCAAAGATATTCTGACCGACCCTACTTTTATCCAAATAGGGATAGCAGCGCCGGCAAAAACGGTAGCACATGCCCTGTACCCGGTAAAACAGCATCTTAAAACAGCATTGCTTCTGGAAATACTCTATCGGATTCAAAAAGAAACCGTAATCGTATTTACACGCACCAAATATCGTGCTGAAAAGATTGCAAACGAACTCAAGGATGCGGGGTTTAAAGCCGCCTCTTTGCACGGTAACCTCTCTCAGTTTAAACGCCAATCCGCATTGGACGGATTGCGCCGCGGTTCCGTTAAAGTATTGGTAGCCACCGATATCGCATCCCGCGGAATTGATATTTTAAGCATTACACACGTTATAAATTACGATGTTCCCGAATGCGCCGATGACTATATACACCGCATCGGCAGAACTGGCCGCATCAACAATAACGGGGATGCATGGACATTGGTAACCGGTGCGGATACTTCAATGGTACGTGATATTGAGAAAATACTTAAAGCCCCCATTGAAAGAAAAACCATTGATGGCTTTGATTATTCCGTACCGAATCCGGTAAGCGAAAAAACCCAATACCGCCAAAAACCCGCTAAAAACAACGAAAGAACGGGTAAAAAATCGGGGGGTAGAAATTTTTACAAAAAAAGAGAGACCAATAAGGGAAAATCCACGATTGTCAAAGCTGCCTAG